A genomic segment from Cyprinus carpio isolate SPL01 chromosome A22, ASM1834038v1, whole genome shotgun sequence encodes:
- the LOC109093036 gene encoding uncharacterized protein LOC109093036 isoform X3 → MLVIQRLNWLFESCNTQFLMFLMVIFPNLSRSKTFEYSSHSPHRMEDIIIVTIVVFGMAFVVFISCCLSKSMRNLHLHLVRRITVMTAQYHSQGSQYSPYPANNLHPVYGLQPIPIGPTLGQQYAPGPPSTYLEAGQFPAPFSQAAYDEDQIMYALQPALLTDHTSPLPPHNPDYLDSPESTLKPHHHTHTHTHTQNGVINSGLWKVLHSHASSTDSEKIVLRMKVLLLQFILYLLCELFFPLQS, encoded by the exons ATGCTTGTTATTCAAAGACTGAACTGGTTGTTTGAAAGCTGTAACACTCAGTTTCTAATGTTTCTAATGGTTATTTTTCCTAATTTGTCCAGAAGCAAAACCTTTGAATATTCAAGTCATTCTCCCCATCGAATGGAAGACATTATTATTGTGACCATAGTGGTTTTCGGGATGGCCTTTGTTGTGTTCATCTCCTGCTGCCTGAGTAAAAGCATGAGAAACCTTCATC TACATCTGGTGCGAAGAATTACAGTCATGACTGCACAATACCATTCACAGGGCAGTCAGTACTCACCTTACCCGGCTAATAACCTTCACCCCGTTTATGGATTGCAACCCATTCCGATTGGACCAACTCTGGGACAACAATATGCCCCGGGACCACCATCTACATATCTGGAGGCTG GTCAGTTTCCTGCTCCCTTCAGCCAGGCTGCATATGATGAAGATCAGATCATGTACGCTCTACAACCAGCGCTTCTCACAGACCACACCTCACCTCTACCGCCACACAACCCTGATTACCTGGATTCACCAGAGTCTACGTTAAAaccccaccaccacacacacacacacacacacacacaaaatggcgTTATAAACTCTGGATTGTGGAAGGTTTTGCATTCCCACGCTTCTTCAACAGACTCTGAAAAGATTGTGTTGAGAATGAAAGTATTgttgttacaatttattttatacttgctttgtgaacttttttttcccctccagtcATGa
- the LOC109093036 gene encoding uncharacterized protein LOC109093036 isoform X2, translated as MLVIQRLNWLFESCNTQFLMFLMVIFPNLSRSKTFEYSSHSPHRMEDIIIVTIVVFGMAFVVFISCCLSKSMRNLHLHLVRRITVMTAQYHSQGSQYSPYPANNLHPVYGLQPIPIGPTLGQQYAPGPPSTYLEAAGQFPAPFSQAAYDEDQIMYALQPALLTDHTSPLPPHNPDYLDSPESTLKPHHHTHTHTHTQNGVINSGLWKVLHSHASSTDSEKIVLRMKVLLLQFILYLLCELFFPLQS; from the exons ATGCTTGTTATTCAAAGACTGAACTGGTTGTTTGAAAGCTGTAACACTCAGTTTCTAATGTTTCTAATGGTTATTTTTCCTAATTTGTCCAGAAGCAAAACCTTTGAATATTCAAGTCATTCTCCCCATCGAATGGAAGACATTATTATTGTGACCATAGTGGTTTTCGGGATGGCCTTTGTTGTGTTCATCTCCTGCTGCCTGAGTAAAAGCATGAGAAACCTTCATC TACATCTGGTGCGAAGAATTACAGTCATGACTGCACAATACCATTCACAGGGCAGTCAGTACTCACCTTACCCGGCTAATAACCTTCACCCCGTTTATGGATTGCAACCCATTCCGATTGGACCAACTCTGGGACAACAATATGCCCCGGGACCACCATCTACATATCTGGAGGCTG CAGGTCAGTTTCCTGCTCCCTTCAGCCAGGCTGCATATGATGAAGATCAGATCATGTACGCTCTACAACCAGCGCTTCTCACAGACCACACCTCACCTCTACCGCCACACAACCCTGATTACCTGGATTCACCAGAGTCTACGTTAAAaccccaccaccacacacacacacacacacacacacaaaatggcgTTATAAACTCTGGATTGTGGAAGGTTTTGCATTCCCACGCTTCTTCAACAGACTCTGAAAAGATTGTGTTGAGAATGAAAGTATTgttgttacaatttattttatacttgctttgtgaacttttttttcccctccagtcATGa
- the LOC109093036 gene encoding protein shisa-5-like isoform X1, with translation MASTSAVLLLLSAGLFTVTVGFGDCKGYFTSNNAYSSSISCGFMQHCCGSCDYRYCCSSESSRLSEHEQNMCTMTSREGPADPDGPPQHLMYHDDRNSIAIGSSIVGVLVLIILFTCCCCPCCCIYQMCRKPRPVVQTHVTTVMNTQSIQQQPVMQGGQYAQYQPVPTQPGYGGHPMQTGPYQGQSYAPGPPPLYHVAMSPGYPTIQGAYDGGQAMYPMQPPAQLGVAPMLSETSNQPAQPRLHAATKTQLLNRNRLSNHSLLDCGV, from the exons ATGGCGTCCACCTCAGCGGTTCTCCTGCTCCTTTCTGCAGGTTTATTCACGGTAACAGTCG GTTTTGGTGACTGTAAGGGCTACTTCACCAGCAATAACGCGTACAGTTCTTCGATTAGCTGCGGGTTTATGCAGCACTGCTGTGGAAGCTGCGATTACAGATACTGCTGCTCCTCTGAATCTTCGAGGTTATCCGAGCATGAGCAAAATATGTGCACTAT gacaagcagagaaggccctgctgaCCCTGATGGACCACCACAGCATTTGATGTATCATGA CGACAGAAACAGTATTGCCATTGGCTCATCAATAGTGGGGGTTTTGGTCCTCATCATCTTGTtcacctgctgctgctgccccTGCTGTTGTATCTATCAAATGTGCAGAAAACCCAGAC ctGTGGTACAAACACATGTAACTACAGTCATGAATACACAATCCATTCAGCAGCAGCCTGTAATGCAGGGAGGCCAGTACGCACAATACCAACCAGTGCCGACTCAACCAGGTTACGGGGGTCATCCTATGCAGACAGGACCATATCAGGGACAGTCATATGCACCAGGACCTCCACCCTTGTATCATGTGGCCA TGAGTCCTGGATATCCCACTATTCAGGGTGCATATGACGGAGGCCAGGCCATGTATCCCATGCAGCCACCTGCCCAGCTGGGTGTTGCTCCTATGCTTTCAGAGACATCGAATCAGCCGGCCCAACCCCGCCTACATGCAGCCACCAAAACCCAATTACTAAACCGCAACCGTCTGTCAAATCACTCATTGCTGGATTGTGGAGTTTGA